The Cellulomonas fulva genome includes a window with the following:
- a CDS encoding ABC transporter permease subunit — protein MAPTAASAATGDGPCTPDASTGCVLGTLKQADGEPAVGVQLTVEGAGETVQVATDDDGAWSVPITTAGAYTVTIDPQTLPEGETLRDPSTTSRTVNALLNSQSRVLFALGEPTSSGPTATPTSGASAGPTAAPGDEPGTDAPASSGSGVTGKRVAQQLANGLVFGLLLALASVGLSLIYGTTGLSSFAHGEQVTLGAVLAYTFVQTLGMNVWVAALVATLCGAATGWLQDAGLWRPLRRRRVGLTQQMIVTIGLSMVLQYLYQFIYGGGRLRIDTSNPDPVRIGPVTLTVQGLVSAGIAIVVLAGVAVFLLYSRTGRATRAVSDNPALAAASGIGVERVIRIVWIGAAGLAALGGVLVGLYFQSTAWNMGGTVLLLMFAAVTLGGLGTAWGALAGSIVIGVVAEMSSLVIPSDMKYAGALLILILVLLVRPQGILGRRDRIG, from the coding sequence GTGGCGCCGACCGCCGCGTCGGCCGCGACGGGAGACGGCCCGTGCACGCCCGACGCCTCGACCGGCTGCGTGCTGGGCACCCTCAAGCAGGCGGACGGCGAGCCCGCCGTCGGTGTCCAGCTCACGGTCGAGGGCGCCGGCGAGACGGTGCAGGTGGCGACGGACGACGACGGTGCGTGGTCGGTGCCGATCACCACCGCGGGCGCCTACACCGTGACGATCGACCCGCAGACGCTCCCCGAGGGCGAGACGCTGCGTGATCCGAGCACCACGTCGCGCACCGTGAACGCCCTGCTCAACTCCCAGTCCCGCGTGCTCTTCGCGCTGGGCGAGCCGACCTCGTCGGGACCGACCGCCACGCCGACGTCGGGCGCCAGCGCCGGCCCGACCGCGGCGCCGGGCGACGAGCCCGGGACCGACGCGCCCGCCTCGTCGGGCAGCGGCGTGACCGGCAAGCGGGTCGCGCAGCAGCTCGCGAACGGCCTCGTGTTCGGTCTGCTCCTCGCGCTCGCCTCCGTGGGCCTCTCGCTCATCTACGGCACGACGGGGCTGAGCAGCTTCGCGCACGGCGAGCAGGTGACGCTCGGCGCGGTGCTGGCCTACACCTTCGTGCAGACGCTCGGGATGAACGTCTGGGTCGCCGCGCTCGTCGCAACCCTCTGCGGTGCCGCCACGGGCTGGCTGCAGGACGCCGGGCTGTGGCGCCCCCTGCGCCGACGGCGGGTCGGGCTCACGCAGCAGATGATCGTCACGATCGGGCTCTCGATGGTGCTGCAGTACCTGTACCAGTTCATCTACGGCGGCGGACGCCTGCGGATCGACACCAGCAACCCCGACCCGGTCCGGATCGGCCCCGTCACGCTCACCGTGCAGGGTCTGGTCTCGGCCGGCATCGCGATCGTGGTGCTCGCGGGCGTCGCCGTCTTCCTGCTCTACAGCCGGACGGGCCGCGCGACGCGCGCCGTGTCGGACAACCCGGCGCTCGCCGCGGCCTCGGGCATCGGCGTCGAGCGCGTCATCCGGATCGTGTGGATCGGCGCCGCAGGCCTCGCCGCGCTGGGCGGCGTGCTCGTCGGCCTCTACTTCCAGTCGACGGCCTGGAACATGGGTGGCACGGTGCTGCTGCTCATGTTCGCCGCCGTCACCCTGGGCGGTCTCGGGACCGCGTGGGGCGCGCTCGCCGGCTCGATCGTCATCGGCGTGGTCGCCGAGATGTCGAGCCTCGTCATCCCGTCGGACATGAAGTACGCCGGCGCGCTGCTCATCCTCATCCTCGTCCTGCTCGTCCGGCCCCAGGGCATCCTGGGCCGGCGGGACCGGATCGGCTGA
- a CDS encoding branched-chain amino acid ABC transporter permease, translated as MDWTRILTNVAGEAFAPATAAYALAAIGLNIHFGMTGLLNFGQAGFVLLGAYSYAITAIAGWPFWASVIAAMVSAIIFGIILGIPTLKLRGDYLSIVTIAAAEIVRIISRSTSLTWLTGGNSGLSGGDGYKKSFEALCPFPDGRTTIWVWTYPNCAGSSWWLRVAAWAAVAIGCLLVWRWMRSPWGRVLKGIREDEDAVRALGKNVYGYKMQALILGGVGGAVAGIFYTLPTSVQADTMGRTMTFNIWTILLLGGAATVFGPVLGSILMWTMLMLVKSVLRDAELSFISSTQSEAFSWMLVGATLMLLVIFRPQGILGDKKELAIDVR; from the coding sequence ATGGACTGGACCCGCATCCTCACGAACGTCGCCGGCGAGGCCTTCGCGCCCGCGACCGCCGCGTACGCCCTGGCCGCCATCGGCCTGAACATCCACTTCGGCATGACCGGTCTGCTCAACTTCGGCCAGGCCGGCTTCGTGCTCCTGGGCGCGTACTCGTACGCCATCACCGCGATCGCCGGCTGGCCATTCTGGGCGTCCGTCATCGCGGCGATGGTCTCCGCGATCATCTTCGGCATCATCCTCGGCATCCCGACGCTCAAGCTGCGCGGCGACTACCTGTCGATCGTCACGATCGCGGCGGCCGAGATCGTGCGCATCATCAGCCGCTCGACGTCGCTCACCTGGCTCACCGGCGGGAACTCCGGGCTCTCGGGCGGGGACGGCTACAAGAAGTCCTTCGAGGCACTCTGCCCGTTCCCCGACGGCAGGACGACGATCTGGGTCTGGACCTACCCCAACTGCGCGGGGAGCAGCTGGTGGCTGCGCGTCGCCGCGTGGGCCGCGGTGGCGATCGGCTGCCTGCTGGTGTGGCGCTGGATGCGCAGCCCGTGGGGGCGGGTGCTCAAGGGCATCCGCGAGGACGAGGACGCCGTGCGCGCGCTCGGGAAGAACGTGTACGGCTACAAGATGCAGGCGCTCATCCTCGGCGGCGTCGGGGGCGCCGTGGCCGGCATCTTCTACACGCTGCCGACCTCGGTGCAGGCGGACACGATGGGCCGGACCATGACCTTCAACATCTGGACGATCCTGCTGCTCGGCGGCGCCGCGACCGTGTTCGGTCCGGTCCTGGGCTCGATCCTGATGTGGACGATGCTCATGCTCGTCAAGAGCGTGCTGCGGGACGCGGAGCTGTCCTTCATCTCGAGCACGCAGTCCGAGGCGTTCAGCTGGATGCTGGTGGGTGCCACGCTCATGCTGCTGGTGATCTTCCGACCACAAGGCATCCTCGGCGACAAGAAGGAGCTGGCGATCGATGTCCGCTGA
- a CDS encoding ABC transporter ATP-binding protein produces the protein MTQTTGPDVHRGAPGGEPLLAATGLYAGYLPGVDILNGCDLVLHPGELVGIIGPNGAGKSTLLKALFGLVPIRQGTVTLGGEEITNERADKLVRRGVGFVPQTNNVFPSLSIEENLQMGIFQDAKRFTERFEFVTDIFPALGERRRQRAGSLSGGERQMVAMARALMMDPSVLLLDEPSAGLSPVRQDEAFLRTRKINKAGVSIVIVEQNARRCLQICDRAYVLDQGRNAYSGPGRELMHDPKVIQLYLGTLATDVEQAAEPGA, from the coding sequence GTGACGCAGACCACGGGCCCCGACGTCCACCGCGGGGCTCCCGGGGGCGAGCCGCTGCTCGCCGCCACCGGCCTCTACGCGGGCTACCTCCCCGGCGTCGACATCCTCAACGGGTGCGACCTGGTGCTGCACCCGGGCGAGCTCGTCGGGATCATCGGCCCGAACGGGGCCGGCAAGTCGACCCTGCTCAAGGCCCTGTTCGGGCTCGTCCCGATCCGGCAGGGCACGGTGACGCTCGGCGGCGAGGAGATCACCAACGAGCGTGCGGACAAGCTCGTCCGCCGCGGGGTGGGGTTCGTCCCCCAGACCAACAACGTGTTCCCCTCGCTGTCGATCGAGGAGAACCTGCAGATGGGCATCTTCCAGGACGCGAAGCGGTTCACCGAGCGGTTCGAGTTCGTCACCGACATCTTCCCGGCGCTCGGCGAGCGCCGGCGCCAGCGCGCGGGCTCGTTGTCCGGTGGCGAGCGACAGATGGTCGCGATGGCCCGGGCGCTCATGATGGACCCGTCGGTCCTCCTGCTCGACGAGCCCTCGGCAGGCCTGTCCCCCGTCCGTCAGGACGAGGCGTTCCTGCGCACCCGCAAGATCAACAAGGCGGGCGTCTCGATCGTGATCGTCGAGCAGAACGCGCGCCGGTGCCTCCAGATCTGCGACCGCGCCTACGTACTCGACCAGGGCCGCAACGCCTACTCCGGTCCGGGTCGCGAGCTCATGCACGACCCGAAGGTGATCCAGCTCTACCTGGGCACGCTCGCGACCGACGTCGAGCAGGCCGCCGAGCCGGGCGCCTAG
- a CDS encoding GNAT family N-acetyltransferase — protein sequence MQARAARPEDLDDLVHLSMEARKETGVGAQLCTDDAERLRRQLGAFLAVDGGLVLVGTIDDQPAGLLLARLVGPSLFSDSASLALEALYVMRTARRRGLGHVLVATAAEAAEQHGAAEVYAAPLPGARGMQRFLARLGFAPAAAYRVAGTAALQRRLAHDATAGTGARRPGTRGLEDLIARRRQAREARQPLEEQTASLSVQVNPTVALRRTSPSSRGIW from the coding sequence GTGCAAGCGCGAGCTGCCCGCCCCGAGGATCTCGACGACCTCGTCCACCTGTCCATGGAGGCGCGCAAGGAGACGGGTGTCGGTGCGCAGCTGTGCACCGACGACGCCGAGCGCCTGCGTCGTCAGCTGGGCGCGTTCCTCGCCGTCGACGGCGGGCTCGTGCTCGTCGGCACGATCGACGACCAGCCGGCCGGCCTGCTGCTGGCGCGGCTCGTCGGTCCCAGCCTGTTCTCGGACTCGGCCTCACTCGCGCTCGAGGCGCTCTACGTGATGCGCACGGCCCGCCGGCGCGGCCTGGGCCACGTGCTCGTCGCGACCGCCGCGGAGGCCGCCGAGCAGCACGGCGCGGCCGAGGTCTACGCCGCACCGCTGCCCGGTGCCCGCGGCATGCAGCGGTTCCTCGCGCGGCTCGGCTTCGCGCCGGCCGCGGCGTACCGCGTCGCGGGGACGGCCGCGCTGCAGCGTCGGCTCGCGCACGACGCGACGGCGGGCACGGGCGCCCGACGGCCCGGTACCCGGGGTCTCGAGGACCTGATCGCCCGGCGTCGTCAGGCGCGTGAGGCGCGGCAGCCGCTCGAGGAGCAGACCGCGTCGCTGAGCGTCCAGGTCAACCCGACGGTGGCCCTGCGGCGGACGTCGCCGTCGTCCCGCGGCATCTGGTAG
- a CDS encoding hotdog fold thioesterase yields MTDTPDALRDERGTLIERLGIVVTEIGAQRTVGTMPVQGNTQPFGLLHGGASAALAETLGSYAAVAHAGPGRGAVGIELNATHHRAARSGTVTGTATALHLGRRTASYEIVVVDEDDRRLCTARLTCMIVDAL; encoded by the coding sequence ATGACTGACACCCCCGACGCCCTGCGGGACGAGCGCGGCACCCTGATCGAGCGGCTCGGCATCGTCGTGACCGAGATCGGCGCGCAGCGCACGGTCGGCACGATGCCGGTCCAGGGGAACACCCAGCCGTTCGGGCTGCTGCACGGGGGGGCCTCGGCGGCGCTGGCGGAGACGCTCGGCTCCTACGCGGCGGTCGCGCACGCGGGCCCGGGCCGTGGCGCCGTCGGGATCGAGCTCAACGCGACCCACCACCGCGCCGCCCGCAGCGGCACGGTCACCGGCACCGCGACCGCGCTGCACCTCGGCCGGCGCACCGCGTCGTACGAGATCGTCGTCGTCGACGAGGACGACCGCCGGCTGTGCACGGCCCGGCTCACGTGCATGATCGTCGACGCGCTCTGA
- a CDS encoding ABC transporter substrate-binding protein: protein MVRSHHAMRAAALAGAVALVLTACSSSDDDPGDTTSGSPAAGGDGDALVIGTLLPQTGSLAYLGPPEIAGVDLAVKEINENGGINGADVVVKHADSSDADHGDVAPQSWTDLQSQGVQAVIGAASSAVTQLVVDDITNAEVVMVSPANTATSLSGYSPFYFRTAPPDTVQGSALGNLILEDGIENLGILVFNEEYGTSLRDVVKSTVEAAGATVTYGNQGEEFDPTASSFADPVTGVMSSNGGSAPDAIAIIAFEQTKSIVPELVAAGYKGRVYMVDGNTADYSKDFESGTLAAWTSQGTIPGAFPNDEFKARMLEVDPDLKDYAYGPESYDAAILIALAALKGGGTDGATIQENMAAVSGADGGTKCTGFKECADLVTAGEDIDYEAASGAGPFNADNDPSSAFIGIYQYEDDNTNTWKKAVEGSVEG, encoded by the coding sequence ATGGTCCGTTCTCATCACGCGATGAGGGCAGCTGCCCTTGCCGGTGCCGTCGCGCTCGTCCTGACCGCCTGCAGCTCGTCGGACGACGATCCCGGCGACACCACGTCCGGCAGCCCTGCGGCCGGCGGTGACGGCGACGCGCTGGTGATCGGCACCCTGCTGCCGCAGACCGGCTCCCTCGCGTACCTCGGCCCGCCCGAGATCGCCGGCGTCGACCTCGCCGTCAAGGAGATCAACGAGAACGGCGGCATCAACGGCGCTGACGTCGTCGTGAAGCACGCCGACTCGTCGGACGCGGACCACGGCGACGTGGCCCCGCAGTCGTGGACGGACCTGCAGAGCCAGGGTGTCCAGGCTGTCATCGGTGCCGCATCGTCCGCCGTGACCCAGCTCGTGGTCGACGACATCACGAACGCCGAGGTCGTCATGGTCTCGCCCGCGAACACGGCGACGAGCCTGTCGGGCTACAGCCCGTTCTACTTCCGCACCGCGCCGCCGGACACCGTCCAGGGCTCCGCGCTGGGCAACCTGATCCTCGAGGACGGCATCGAGAACCTCGGCATCCTCGTGTTCAACGAGGAGTACGGCACCTCGCTGCGTGACGTGGTCAAGTCCACCGTCGAGGCCGCCGGCGCGACCGTCACGTACGGCAACCAGGGCGAGGAGTTCGACCCCACGGCCTCGTCGTTCGCCGACCCCGTCACCGGTGTGATGTCGTCGAACGGCGGCAGCGCCCCGGACGCGATCGCGATCATCGCCTTCGAGCAGACGAAGTCGATCGTCCCCGAGCTCGTCGCCGCCGGGTACAAGGGCCGCGTCTACATGGTCGACGGCAACACCGCGGACTACTCGAAGGACTTCGAGTCCGGCACGCTGGCGGCGTGGACGTCGCAGGGCACCATCCCCGGCGCGTTCCCGAACGACGAGTTCAAGGCGCGCATGCTCGAGGTCGACCCGGACCTCAAGGACTACGCGTACGGCCCCGAGTCGTACGACGCCGCGATCCTCATCGCACTCGCCGCGCTCAAGGGCGGCGGCACCGACGGCGCCACCATCCAGGAGAACATGGCGGCCGTCTCGGGCGCCGACGGCGGCACGAAGTGCACCGGCTTCAAGGAGTGCGCCGACCTGGTGACCGCCGGTGAGGACATCGACTACGAGGCCGCGTCCGGCGCGGGCCCGTTCAACGCGGACAACGACCCGTCGTCGGCGTTCATCGGGATCTACCAGTACGAGGACGACAACACGAACACCTGGAAGAAGGCCGTGGAGGGCTCCGTCGAGGGCTGA
- a CDS encoding shikimate dehydrogenase, protein MSAPDARRAAVLGHPIAHSLSPRLHRAAYAALGLGGWSYDAHDVTEDELAAFVAGLSDEWAGLSLTMPLKHAVLPLLDHVEPLAQVVGAVNTVLPQGTGRARTLVGANTDVYGLVTALGEGLGPRPDGDDAARPVGSALVLGAGATAASTLAALAELGCPTPVVLVRSMARAGGLMRAAHRMGVEPSFRSLDEAAALLPRADVVVSTLPPHAADGLAADLATAPAGVLLDVAYDPRPTALQAAWARLGGTTVGGERMLLHQAAEQVRLMTGRTAPVDAMDAALEDALTA, encoded by the coding sequence GTGAGCGCCCCGGACGCTCGCCGGGCCGCCGTGCTCGGCCACCCGATCGCGCACTCGCTCTCGCCGCGCCTGCACCGGGCGGCGTATGCCGCGCTCGGCCTGGGCGGCTGGTCGTACGACGCGCACGACGTGACGGAGGACGAGCTCGCGGCATTCGTCGCGGGCCTGTCCGACGAGTGGGCAGGGCTGAGCCTGACGATGCCGCTCAAGCACGCGGTCCTGCCGCTGCTCGACCACGTCGAGCCGCTCGCGCAGGTCGTGGGCGCCGTCAACACCGTCCTGCCGCAGGGCACGGGCCGTGCGCGCACGCTCGTCGGCGCCAATACGGACGTCTACGGGCTGGTCACCGCGCTGGGCGAGGGCCTGGGCCCGCGCCCGGACGGGGATGACGCCGCGCGACCGGTCGGCTCGGCGCTGGTGCTCGGCGCCGGCGCCACCGCGGCCTCGACGCTCGCGGCGCTCGCCGAGCTGGGCTGCCCGACGCCCGTCGTCCTGGTGCGCTCGATGGCGCGCGCCGGCGGGCTCATGCGTGCCGCGCACCGGATGGGCGTCGAGCCGTCGTTCCGCTCGCTCGACGAGGCCGCGGCGCTGCTGCCGCGCGCCGACGTGGTCGTGTCGACGCTCCCGCCGCACGCCGCGGACGGGCTGGCCGCCGACCTCGCCACCGCGCCGGCGGGCGTGCTGCTCGACGTGGCCTACGACCCGCGCCCGACCGCGCTCCAGGCGGCGTGGGCGCGCCTGGGCGGGACGACGGTCGGCGGCGAGCGGATGCTGCTGCACCAGGCCGCCGAGCAGGTCCGCCTGATGACGGGACGGACCGCGCCGGTCGACGCCATGGACGCCGCGCTCGAAGATGCGCTGACCGCCTGA
- a CDS encoding ANTAR domain-containing response regulator, translating to MTKDATPETTTATPDALDLTAAPAADDDRPAPSGRPLRRAVVAEDEALIRMDVVETLRDGGFDVVGEAGDGEQAVALATELKPDVVVMDVKMPVLDGISAAERIAKEHLAPVVLLTAFSQTELVERARDAGAMAYVVKPFSPADLLPAVEIAISRYSQISALESEVADLAERFETRKRVDRAKGLLMTKMGLTEPESFRWIQKTSMDRRLTMREVADAVIEQVGGGS from the coding sequence GTGACCAAGGACGCCACCCCCGAGACCACGACGGCGACCCCCGACGCCCTCGACCTGACCGCCGCGCCCGCTGCCGACGACGACCGTCCGGCGCCGAGCGGTCGGCCGCTGCGCCGCGCCGTCGTCGCGGAGGACGAGGCGCTGATCCGCATGGACGTCGTGGAGACGCTCCGCGACGGCGGGTTCGACGTCGTCGGCGAGGCCGGGGACGGCGAGCAGGCGGTCGCGCTCGCGACCGAGCTGAAGCCCGACGTGGTCGTGATGGACGTCAAGATGCCGGTCCTCGACGGGATCTCCGCCGCGGAGCGGATCGCCAAGGAGCACCTGGCGCCGGTTGTCCTGCTCACGGCGTTCTCCCAGACCGAGCTCGTCGAGCGCGCGCGGGACGCGGGCGCCATGGCGTATGTAGTCAAGCCGTTCAGCCCCGCGGACCTGCTGCCGGCCGTGGAGATCGCGATCTCGCGGTACTCGCAGATCAGCGCTCTCGAGTCGGAGGTCGCCGACCTCGCCGAGCGGTTCGAGACGCGCAAGCGTGTGGACCGGGCCAAGGGTCTGCTCATGACGAAGATGGGCCTCACCGAGCCGGAGTCGTTCCGGTGGATCCAGAAGACGTCGATGGACCGTCGCCTGACGATGCGCGAGGTCGCCGACGCGGTCATCGAGCAGGTCGGCGGCGGGTCCTGA
- a CDS encoding ABC transporter ATP-binding protein produces MSAETPPGTSPADGTTPDPATVPDPAESATARSAVSRERIARDLAAVPRSPGAPKPDPIIVADGVRRTFGGIHAVDVEHLEVQRGAITALIGPNGAGKTTLFNLLTGFDRADAGTWSFEGRQVQGKAAARMAGLGMVRTFQLTKALSRMTVMDNMRLGAVDQRGETVLGSLLPWLWRAQEAEITERARELLERFKLGDKADDFAGSLSGGQRKLLEMARALMTRPTMVMLDEPMAGVNPALTQSLLGHIQALRDEGMTVLFVEHDMHMVRHISDWVVVMAEGRTVAEGPPGTIMQDQAVVDAYLGAHHDTDLGDDALLEEGAADQYEAEAEAEEATK; encoded by the coding sequence ATGTCCGCTGAGACTCCCCCCGGCACCTCCCCCGCCGACGGGACGACGCCGGACCCGGCGACCGTCCCCGACCCGGCCGAGTCCGCGACGGCGCGCAGCGCCGTGTCCCGCGAACGCATCGCCCGTGACCTCGCGGCGGTGCCGCGGAGCCCCGGCGCGCCGAAGCCGGACCCGATCATCGTGGCCGACGGCGTGCGCCGGACGTTCGGCGGGATCCATGCCGTCGACGTCGAGCACCTCGAGGTCCAGCGTGGCGCGATCACCGCACTGATCGGGCCCAACGGCGCCGGCAAGACGACGCTGTTCAACCTGCTCACCGGCTTCGACCGGGCCGACGCGGGGACGTGGTCGTTCGAGGGCCGGCAGGTGCAGGGCAAGGCGGCCGCCCGGATGGCCGGGCTCGGCATGGTCCGCACGTTCCAGCTGACCAAGGCCCTGTCCCGGATGACCGTGATGGACAACATGCGCCTCGGCGCGGTCGACCAGCGCGGCGAGACCGTGCTCGGGTCGCTCCTCCCGTGGCTGTGGCGCGCCCAGGAGGCGGAGATCACCGAGCGCGCACGGGAGCTGCTGGAGCGGTTCAAGCTCGGCGACAAGGCCGACGACTTCGCCGGGAGCCTGTCCGGCGGTCAGCGCAAGCTCCTCGAGATGGCCCGCGCCCTCATGACCCGTCCCACCATGGTCATGCTCGACGAGCCGATGGCCGGCGTGAACCCCGCGCTGACCCAGTCGCTGCTGGGGCACATCCAGGCGCTGCGCGACGAGGGCATGACCGTGCTCTTCGTCGAGCACGACATGCACATGGTGCGGCACATCTCGGACTGGGTCGTCGTGATGGCCGAGGGCCGCACGGTGGCCGAGGGTCCGCCCGGCACGATCATGCAGGACCAGGCCGTGGTCGACGCCTACCTGGGCGCGCACCACGACACCGACCTGGGCGACGACGCGCTCCTGGAGGAGGGCGCCGCCGACCAGTACGAGGCCGAGGCCGAGGCCGAGGAGGCGACCAAGTGA